A single window of Triplophysa rosa linkage group LG2, Trosa_1v2, whole genome shotgun sequence DNA harbors:
- the LOC130565702 gene encoding mucin-16-like, with amino-acid sequence MTPSFVLVLVITGGVISGTGLLASWVIRFANIKFFLNSSTVISDAPQTEMIILAGTLTVAEGLTKVQTNTNLPETASVKTMSRVTSGSSVLPKASSAVAIVDLSWKTTAEAATVIAAGSQETTTEGRVTSSETLEKVRTATNTAQTMPIKPERSLTKISPTRKSEVDTIRFIKTTEVSSTIAKKDSQTRKAETIVTCFTQTETEITADISSASLIPEPITDETKSVTNIITSESKETTKAGTEDTFRMLITTTGTNTEPADLPDITTGKMVPGTVEKPREPTNVETSKTTTVRPKRSSQATKTSSTMRRTTSVKYTTTIATTTGTTEKTDKKQFTAADTSLTKTNILITAIKSRFTSRSFPHISTAGLNTISPVRPSVNVFNKLTTQSYKPLSPCKGKCKTTSTAKNPAGRRDDGKVPLTYDKTLYSAITMGCILVLCTILAFIVFIKDFVW; translated from the exons ATGACTCCCAGTTTTGTCCTTGTGCTGGTAATTACTGGAG GGGTGATCAGCGGGACTGGACTGCTGGCATCTTGGGTTATCAG GTTTGCAAATATCAAGTTTTTCCTAAATTCATCCACAGTAATCTCAGATGCACCGCAAACAGAGATGATAATATTAGCAGGTACACTGACCGTGGCTGAAGGTTTAACAAaggtacaaacaaacacaaaccttCCTGAAACTGCATCAGTGAAAACTATGTCAAGAGTGACGTCTGGATCATCTGTGTTACCGAAAGCATCATCTGCTGTCGCTATTGTTGACCTCTCTTGGAAAACAACAGCTGAGGCAGCAACAGTGATTGCAGCTGGGTCACAAGAAACTACCACTGAAGGACGTGTCACCTCATCTGAAACCTTAGAGAAGGTGAGAACAGCAACAAATACAGCTCAAACAATGCCAATCAAACCTGAAAGAAGTCTTACTAAAATTTCACCAACCCGCAAAAGTGAAGTAGACACAATAAGATTTATAAAGACAACAGAAGTCAGCAGCACAATAGCAAAAAAAGACTCACAGACAAGAAAGGCTGAAACTATAGTGACATGTTTCACTcaaactgaaactgaaattACAGCTGATATCAGCAGTGCATCTCTGATACCAGAACCAATTACAGATGAGACAAAGTCAGTTACTAATATAATCACAAGTGAAAGCAAAGAAACAACCAAAGCTGGAACAGAGGATACATTCAGGATGTTAATAACTACAACGGGAACAAACACAGAACCAGCAGATTTGCCAGATATAACCACTGGAAAAATGGTACCAGGCACAGTGGAAAAACCAAGAGAGCCAACCAATGTTGAAACAAGTAAAACAACAACAGTTAGACCAAAACGATCTTCTCAAGCTACAAAAACCTCATCAACAATGAGAAGGACAACCAGTGTAAAATATACAACTACAATCGCAACTACTACTGGAACAAcagaaaaaacagataaaaaacaatttacTGCTGCAGATACatcattaacaaaaacaaacatattaatAACTGCAATAAAATCAAGATTTACATCTCGAAGCTTTCCACATATTTCAACTGCTGGTTTAAACACAATTTCTCCAGTGAGACCATCTGTTAACGTGTTTAACAAGTTGACAACTCAGTCATACAAGCCTTTATCACCATGTAAAGGCAAATGTAAAACCACATCTACAGCAAAGAACCCTGCAGGCAGACGTGACGATGGAAAGGTTCCCTTGACCTATGATAAGACTTTATATTCTGCCATCACTATGGGCTGCATCCTAGTTTTATGTACCATCTTagcttttattgtgtttataaaaGATTTTGTTTGGTAA